From the genome of Mixophyes fleayi isolate aMixFle1 chromosome 2, aMixFle1.hap1, whole genome shotgun sequence, one region includes:
- the ACKR5 gene encoding G-protein coupled receptor 182 — MAEEIALESEDHYEEIHNWTELMYYFNNSFSLCDVDLDEGVKHIFLFIFYLAIFVFGLAGNLIVIWVNWQTRRSKSSINLYILNMAVADLGVVLSLPFWMLEAMLEYTWLWGGFLCRFTHYFYFANMFSSIYFLTALSVERYLTLTSSSVFWRQNQQRIRKGICIGIWVVSAIFPIPDVVHMQLVDGGDPVCMFMAPFETYDEWALAVTLMTTILGFIIPFSIILVYNLMTAYHIKKSGRPESRRHCRLIYAYILTFLLSWLPYHATVITLTLHGTYIFVNCHMVHVLYFFYEIIDCTSLFHCMANPVLYNFLSKDFRGKVINAVVKYIPKEKKVGVSPEERSTSITDHSVVITKEPNLSANIPAHTIPEEKVV, encoded by the coding sequence ATGGCTGAAGAAATTGCTTTGGAATCAGAGGACCATTATGAGGAGATTCACAATTGGACAGAGCTTATGTATTACTTCAATAATTCCTTTTCTCTCTGTGATGTTGACTTGGATGAAGGTGTAAAGCATATTTTCCTCTTTATTTTCTATCTTGCTATATTTGTTTTCGGTCTGGCTGGAAATCTGATAGTAATATGGGTCAACTGGCAAACACGAAGAAGCAAAAGTTCTATTAATCTGTACATTCTAAACATGGCTGTGGCTGATCTTGGAGTGGTTCTTTCCTTGCCTTTCTGGATGCTAGAGGCAATGTTGGAATATACTTGGCTATGGGGTGGATTCCTTTGCAGATTTACCCATTACTTCTACTTTGCCAACATGTTCAGCAGTATATACTTCCTTACTGCTCTAAGTGTGGAACGCTACCTGACTTTAACCTCTTCTTCAGTTTTCTGGCGACAAAACCAGCAAAGGATCCGTAAGGGTATTTGTATTGGGATTTGGGTGGTGTCTGCCATATTTCCTATACCAGATGTTGTCCATATGCAATTGGTGGATGGCGGAGACCCTGTGTGCATGTTCATGGCACCATTTGAGACCTATGATGAATGGGCTCTAGCTGTCACTCTAATGACAACTATTCTTGGGTTCATAATTCCTTTCTCTATAATTCTTGTTTACAATCTGATGACTGCCTACCACATTAAGAAATCTGGAAGACCAGAGAGCCGGAGACACTGTCGGCTTATCTATGCTTACATATTGACGTTCCTGCTCAGTTGGCTTCCCTACCATGCTACTGTGATTACTCTAACTCTGCATGGGACCTACATCTTTGTCAACTGTCATATGGTCCATGTTCTATATTTTTTCTATGAGATTATAGACTGTACCTCATTGTTTCATTGCATGGCTAATCCAGTCCTTTACAACTTCCTGAGCAAGGATTTCAGAGGCAAAGTCATCAATGCAGTGGTTAAATATATTCCGAAAGAGAAAAAGGTTGGTGTCAGCCCTGAAGAACGATCTACATCCATCACTGATCATTCTGTTGTAATAACTAAAGAGCCAAACCTATCAGCAAATATTCCTGCTCATACTATTCCAGAAGAGAAGGTGgtgtaa